A genomic window from Gemmatimonas sp. includes:
- a CDS encoding TldD/PmbA family protein: MTSRRDFMKQGGAAFGASLLAGSSLAALPRLLGASSAPDARTLETFADIPGVKELMNAALNAAKMAGASYADVRCSRQRQNFVFTREQQIQQVVDTDTVGIGVRALVDGTWGFAATRVLTNDGAAAAAREAVAIAKASRIARARPIEWLPSPVVADGKWKGAYVQDPFDIPVEQKADLLLKANAAAMKTKNVKYVFSGFFFVKDERNYANTDGSVTQQDTVRSWPTMQITAVSSDFSDFQNRANMMQPMARGWEYVLASDLVGNAPKWGEEAAAKLTAKPVDVGRYDLVLDPANLWLTIHESIGHPTELDRAMGYEANYAGTSFVAPPEKMLGTLKYGPSIMNIQGDRTQEGGLSTIGWDDDGVKPDEFLIVKNGLFNDYQTTREQAPWLRWWYDKNGRPVRSHGCSYAQGWDNVQFQRMPNVSLLPGEKEQSINDLVSATDRGILIQGDGSFSIDQQRFNAQFGGQTFHEIKGGKIVGVLKDVAYQIRTPDFWNSMDMIGGKSSYVLGGSFFDGKGQPPQVNAVSHGSPPARFKNVNVINTGRKA, translated from the coding sequence ATGACTTCCCGCCGTGACTTCATGAAGCAGGGAGGCGCCGCGTTCGGTGCTTCGCTGCTGGCCGGCAGTTCGCTGGCTGCCCTCCCCCGATTGCTCGGTGCCTCGTCGGCGCCTGACGCGCGCACGCTCGAGACGTTCGCGGACATTCCGGGGGTAAAGGAATTGATGAACGCCGCGCTGAATGCGGCGAAGATGGCCGGCGCTAGCTACGCCGACGTGCGCTGCAGCCGTCAGCGCCAGAATTTCGTGTTCACGCGCGAACAGCAGATTCAGCAGGTGGTCGACACCGATACCGTGGGCATTGGTGTGCGTGCGCTGGTCGATGGCACGTGGGGCTTTGCCGCGACGCGCGTGCTCACCAACGACGGGGCGGCCGCGGCGGCGCGTGAAGCGGTGGCGATTGCGAAGGCCTCGCGCATCGCACGGGCGCGTCCCATCGAATGGCTGCCGTCACCGGTGGTGGCCGATGGTAAGTGGAAGGGCGCCTACGTGCAGGACCCGTTCGACATTCCGGTGGAGCAGAAGGCGGACTTGCTGCTCAAGGCGAACGCCGCCGCGATGAAGACGAAGAATGTGAAGTACGTGTTCAGCGGCTTCTTCTTCGTGAAGGACGAACGCAACTACGCCAACACCGATGGGTCAGTGACTCAGCAGGACACGGTGCGGTCGTGGCCCACGATGCAGATCACGGCGGTGTCGTCCGATTTCTCCGACTTCCAGAATCGCGCGAACATGATGCAGCCGATGGCCCGCGGCTGGGAGTATGTGCTGGCGTCGGACTTGGTGGGCAATGCGCCGAAGTGGGGTGAGGAAGCCGCCGCCAAGCTCACCGCGAAGCCGGTGGACGTGGGGCGCTATGACCTCGTGCTCGACCCGGCCAATCTGTGGCTCACGATTCACGAGAGCATCGGTCATCCCACCGAGCTCGATCGCGCGATGGGCTACGAAGCCAACTATGCCGGCACGAGTTTCGTGGCGCCGCCGGAGAAGATGCTCGGCACGCTCAAGTACGGCCCGAGCATCATGAACATCCAGGGCGATCGCACACAGGAAGGCGGTCTGTCCACTATCGGCTGGGACGATGACGGCGTGAAGCCCGATGAGTTCCTGATCGTCAAGAACGGCCTGTTCAACGACTATCAGACCACGCGCGAACAAGCCCCGTGGCTGCGCTGGTGGTACGACAAGAACGGCCGGCCGGTGCGCTCCCATGGGTGCTCGTACGCGCAGGGATGGGACAATGTGCAATTCCAGCGCATGCCGAATGTGTCGCTGCTGCCAGGTGAGAAGGAGCAGTCGATCAACGACCTCGTGTCGGCCACCGATCGCGGCATTCTCATCCAGGGCGATGGCAGTTTCTCGATCGATCAGCAGCGCTTCAACGCACAGTTCGGCGGGCAGACGTTCCACGAGATCAAGGGCGGCAAGATCGTGGGTGTGCTGAAGGATGTCGCGTATCAGATCCGCACACCGGACTTCTGGAACTCGATGGATATGATCGGCGGCAAGTCGAGCTATGTCCTCGGCGGCAGCTTTTTCGACGGTAAGGGTCAGCCGCCGCAGGTGAACGCGGTCAGTCATGGCTCACCACCGGCGCGCTTCAAGAACGTCAATGTGATCAACACCGGGAGGAAGGCCTGA
- a CDS encoding DEAD/DEAH box helicase: protein MIPVLLEQCFPPDVRERGEAYIDPFVLTLEHVDAVAATAAVQGTRTYGVFLRPRPGRLHLGCTCPHGQEHGACKHLWALLRVLDAQGTLAPLLETAASSNAEPQVTFERHALAVMKPQPRAVETKGAPVPEWQTALRDTSGRQRSVFTETRVTNRATSLPADRRIVYLVHLTESAQHRGVRVEITTQRRDRDSVWEEPKHFQYSIDAWCNAPDPVDRQIAEMLLGSSDAQGIATMPTGGFIVRPRAYHTTLRMICDTGRARLRSNRPSLDTRMISWDDAAPWQVAMRLDRPTPEQYQLVGELLRGDAVRPLSDANWIHESGLVLFDNTLSRLDSDQVWPLVQKLWTAGEFELGDDPSSFLAEYHALPNMPRLSLPAGEMHIESDAAPVPMVRVTAGAGSWRTSPSWLTLRFRYGAEFVDAASTASTCFDKKTRTLYRRRAAAERNAMTRLRALGAQEMYSYAESRMSLVVQPHTLPRLISALVREGWLIESDGATFVAPSPLQVRVSSGIDWFDLTGTLRYGDYELTLSQLLTAMDEGNELIEFGNGVIGFLPDESLDELRALLAIGVRRGDGIRFRSSQLALLDVLLAALPDVDVDETLASGRAELKKFQGINAIPVPRGFVGTLRGYQEEGLSWFGFLRRFALGGCLADDMGLGKTIQVLAMLEARREEGTGMSLLVVPRSLVFNWVREAARFTPALKVHDLSHAERSVEDLDTVDAHLAITTYGTLRRDIARLGSRRFDYVILDEAQAIKNAGTATAKACRLLQADHRLALSGTPIENRIEELWSLFEFLNPGMLGAATTFSSATRTLAALRPGMPAGTGVSAQELLSRALRPVVLRRTKAMVAKELPARIEQTIEVELEPKQRAFYEQLRSQYATSLLDRVERDGIGKSRMHILEALLRLRQAACHPALVDPTKASLPSAKLDAVVPALQEIAAEGNKVLVFSQFTSFLSLLRARLDALEVPYEYLDGRTRDRQARVDRFQSADGPPLFLISLKAGGHGLNLTAAEYVYLLDPWWNPAVEAQAIDRAHRIGQTSQVIATRIVARDTIESKILELQASKRALADAILSEDKGGLAGVGREELQLLLG, encoded by the coding sequence ATGATTCCCGTCTTGCTTGAGCAGTGCTTTCCGCCGGATGTACGTGAACGCGGGGAAGCGTACATCGATCCCTTCGTGCTCACCCTCGAGCACGTCGATGCCGTTGCGGCCACCGCCGCGGTGCAGGGCACTCGCACGTATGGAGTGTTCCTGCGCCCGCGCCCGGGGCGTCTGCACCTCGGCTGTACCTGCCCGCACGGGCAGGAGCATGGCGCCTGCAAGCATCTCTGGGCGCTGCTGCGCGTGCTGGACGCACAGGGCACACTGGCGCCGCTGCTCGAGACGGCGGCCTCGTCGAATGCCGAGCCGCAGGTCACCTTCGAGCGTCATGCGCTGGCGGTGATGAAGCCCCAGCCGCGCGCGGTCGAGACCAAGGGTGCCCCCGTGCCGGAGTGGCAAACGGCGCTGCGCGACACCAGCGGTCGCCAGCGGTCGGTGTTCACCGAAACGCGCGTCACCAACCGCGCCACCTCGCTCCCGGCCGATCGGCGCATCGTGTATCTCGTGCATCTCACCGAGAGCGCGCAGCACCGCGGGGTGCGCGTGGAAATCACGACGCAGCGCCGCGATCGCGACAGCGTGTGGGAAGAGCCGAAGCACTTTCAGTACTCCATCGACGCGTGGTGCAACGCGCCTGATCCGGTGGATCGGCAGATAGCCGAAATGCTGCTGGGCAGCTCGGATGCACAGGGCATCGCCACCATGCCGACTGGTGGATTTATCGTGCGCCCGCGGGCGTATCACACCACGTTGCGCATGATCTGTGACACGGGTCGCGCGCGGTTGCGGAGCAATCGGCCGTCGCTGGACACGCGCATGATTTCGTGGGATGATGCTGCGCCGTGGCAGGTCGCCATGCGCCTCGATCGGCCTACCCCGGAGCAATACCAGTTGGTGGGCGAACTGCTTCGCGGCGACGCCGTTCGCCCGCTCAGCGACGCGAACTGGATACACGAATCGGGACTGGTGCTGTTCGACAACACACTCTCGCGACTCGACAGCGATCAGGTGTGGCCGTTGGTGCAGAAGCTGTGGACGGCCGGGGAGTTCGAACTGGGCGATGATCCGTCGTCGTTCCTGGCGGAGTATCACGCGCTGCCCAACATGCCGCGTCTGTCGTTGCCGGCCGGCGAAATGCACATCGAGAGCGACGCGGCTCCGGTGCCGATGGTGCGCGTCACCGCGGGCGCGGGTTCCTGGCGCACATCGCCGTCCTGGCTCACGTTGCGCTTCCGCTATGGCGCGGAGTTCGTGGATGCCGCGTCTACGGCCTCGACCTGCTTCGACAAAAAAACGCGCACATTGTATCGTCGCCGCGCGGCGGCCGAACGCAATGCGATGACGCGTTTGCGTGCCCTCGGCGCGCAGGAGATGTATTCGTACGCCGAAAGCCGCATGTCGCTGGTGGTGCAGCCGCACACGTTGCCGCGGCTCATCTCCGCACTCGTGCGCGAGGGATGGCTGATCGAGTCCGATGGTGCGACGTTCGTGGCACCGAGTCCGTTGCAGGTGCGCGTGAGCTCGGGGATCGACTGGTTCGATCTCACCGGCACACTGCGCTACGGTGACTACGAGCTCACGTTGTCGCAGCTGCTCACCGCCATGGACGAAGGCAACGAACTGATCGAGTTCGGCAACGGTGTGATCGGCTTTCTCCCGGATGAATCACTCGACGAACTGCGCGCGCTGCTGGCGATCGGCGTGCGTCGTGGCGATGGCATCCGATTCCGTTCGTCGCAGCTGGCGTTGCTCGATGTGCTGCTGGCGGCCTTGCCCGATGTGGATGTCGACGAAACGCTGGCGTCGGGTCGCGCGGAACTGAAGAAGTTCCAGGGGATCAATGCGATCCCCGTGCCGCGTGGCTTCGTGGGCACGCTGCGCGGCTATCAGGAAGAAGGGTTGTCGTGGTTCGGGTTCCTGCGTCGCTTTGCGCTGGGTGGTTGCCTGGCCGATGACATGGGCCTGGGTAAGACGATTCAAGTGCTGGCGATGCTCGAAGCGCGACGCGAAGAAGGTACCGGCATGTCGTTGCTGGTGGTGCCGCGCTCGCTCGTGTTCAACTGGGTGCGTGAGGCCGCGCGCTTCACGCCGGCGCTCAAGGTGCACGACCTCAGTCACGCCGAACGCTCGGTCGAGGATCTCGACACCGTTGACGCGCACTTGGCCATCACCACGTACGGCACGTTGCGTCGCGATATCGCGCGTCTTGGCTCGCGTCGATTCGACTACGTGATTCTCGACGAAGCGCAGGCAATCAAGAACGCCGGCACCGCCACCGCCAAGGCGTGTCGGTTGCTGCAGGCCGATCACCGACTCGCGTTGAGCGGCACGCCGATCGAGAATCGCATCGAGGAACTCTGGAGTCTGTTCGAGTTCCTCAATCCCGGTATGCTGGGTGCGGCCACGACGTTCAGCTCGGCCACGCGCACACTGGCGGCGTTGCGACCGGGCATGCCGGCCGGTACCGGTGTGTCGGCGCAGGAGCTGTTGTCACGCGCGCTGCGACCGGTCGTGCTGCGCCGCACGAAGGCGATGGTGGCGAAGGAACTGCCGGCGCGGATCGAGCAAACCATCGAGGTGGAGCTCGAGCCCAAGCAGCGCGCGTTCTACGAGCAGCTGCGTAGTCAGTACGCCACGAGTCTGCTCGATCGCGTGGAGCGCGATGGCATCGGCAAGTCGCGCATGCACATCCTCGAGGCGCTGCTGCGGCTTCGTCAGGCGGCGTGTCATCCGGCGCTGGTCGATCCGACCAAGGCCTCGCTGCCGTCGGCCAAACTCGACGCGGTCGTGCCGGCGCTGCAGGAGATCGCGGCCGAGGGCAACAAGGTGCTGGTGTTCTCGCAGTTCACGAGCTTCCTGTCGTTGCTGCGGGCGCGTCTCGATGCGCTCGAAGTGCCGTACGAGTATCTGGACGGCCGCACCCGTGACCGGCAGGCTCGCGTGGATCGGTTCCAGTCGGCCGATGGTCCGCCGCTGTTCCTCATCAGCCTCAAGGCCGGCGGACACGGGCTCAACCTGACGGCGGCCGAGTACGTGTATCTGCTCGATCCGTGGTGGAATCCGGCGGTGGAAGCGCAGGCGATCGACCGGGCGCATCGGATCGGCCAAACGAGTCAGGTGATTGCGACGCGTATCGTGGCGCGTGATACGATCGAGTCCAAGATCCTCGAGCTGCAGGCCAGCAAGCGGGCCCTGGCGGATGCCATTCTTAGCGAGGATAAGGGCGGACTGGCGGGGGTCGGGCGGGAAGAGCTGCAACTTCTGCTGGGGTAA
- a CDS encoding TldD/PmbA family protein, producing MRERGSANDAMLTREQAMAIVEKAVKMSKADAVDVQVNTYTQGNIRFADNQVSTAGATTDAQLGIQSAFGRKHAVVTTNDLSDEAIKRAVEQSERLARLAPDDPEAMPQLGSQPYTPVNSYFESSASLTADDRAKAALIALDMARKAGDVKAAGYLVNTAGALAIGNSTGMFAYHRSTNVNYTLTARTSDGTGSGWAAADHADWAQIDARRVAETAVQKARLSQKPVALEPGRYTVILEPQAVGDLVQLIANYADARSADEGRSPFVKQGGGNKVGEKIVDDRVTIFSDPADPQLLGRPWDFEGMPLGRQVWIENGVLKQLIYSRFWAKKQSKTPTGGPSTFKMAGGTQSVEDLIKGTTRGILVTRLWYLREVDPRTVLYTGLTRDGTFLVENGKITKSLRNFRFNESPLFLLNNIEALGRPERLAGTEQGGDVVMPSIKARDFNFTSLSEAV from the coding sequence ATGCGCGAACGCGGAAGTGCCAACGACGCGATGCTCACGCGTGAGCAGGCCATGGCCATCGTCGAGAAGGCGGTGAAGATGTCGAAGGCCGATGCGGTGGATGTGCAGGTCAACACGTACACGCAGGGCAACATCCGCTTCGCCGACAATCAGGTCTCGACCGCCGGTGCCACCACCGACGCACAGCTGGGCATTCAGAGCGCGTTCGGCCGCAAGCACGCGGTGGTCACCACCAACGATCTGTCCGACGAAGCCATCAAGCGCGCGGTCGAGCAGAGCGAGCGGCTGGCGCGATTGGCCCCGGACGATCCGGAAGCGATGCCGCAGCTCGGGTCCCAGCCGTACACCCCAGTGAACTCGTACTTCGAATCCTCGGCGTCGCTCACGGCCGACGATCGCGCGAAGGCCGCCCTCATCGCACTCGACATGGCGCGCAAAGCGGGCGATGTGAAAGCGGCCGGCTACCTCGTGAACACGGCCGGCGCGCTCGCGATCGGTAACAGCACCGGCATGTTCGCGTATCATCGCAGCACCAACGTGAACTACACGCTCACGGCGCGCACGAGCGACGGCACGGGATCCGGATGGGCCGCTGCCGATCATGCCGACTGGGCGCAAATCGATGCCCGTCGCGTCGCCGAGACGGCTGTGCAGAAGGCGCGCCTGTCGCAGAAGCCGGTGGCGCTCGAACCTGGTCGCTACACGGTGATTCTTGAGCCGCAGGCGGTCGGTGATCTCGTGCAGCTGATCGCGAACTACGCCGACGCGCGCAGCGCCGATGAAGGACGCAGTCCGTTCGTGAAGCAGGGCGGCGGCAACAAGGTGGGCGAAAAGATCGTGGATGACCGCGTCACGATCTTTTCCGATCCCGCTGACCCGCAGCTGCTGGGGCGTCCTTGGGATTTCGAAGGCATGCCCCTCGGCCGACAGGTGTGGATCGAGAACGGCGTGCTGAAACAGCTCATCTACTCACGCTTCTGGGCAAAGAAGCAGAGCAAGACACCGACCGGTGGCCCGAGCACGTTCAAGATGGCCGGCGGTACGCAGTCGGTGGAGGATCTCATCAAGGGCACCACACGAGGCATTCTGGTCACTCGCCTGTGGTATCTGCGCGAAGTCGATCCGCGCACGGTGCTCTACACCGGACTCACGCGCGACGGCACGTTCCTGGTGGAGAACGGCAAGATCACGAAGTCGCTGCGCAACTTCCGGTTCAATGAGTCGCCGTTGTTCCTGTTGAACAACATCGAGGCACTCGGACGGCCGGAGCGTCTGGCCGGCACAGAGCAGGGCGGGGACGTGGTGATGCCGTCGATCAAGGCGCGGGATTTCAATTTTACGAGTCTGTCCGAGGCGGTCTAA
- a CDS encoding dipeptidase: MTMSNLLRCAVLASVATPALLSAQNRKPVTDEAAVMASAKAVHASVLSIDTHVDIAPTNFSATGPNYTQKLPRTQVDLAKMEEGGLVGAFLVVYVGQSPKLDDAAFASANAQALEKFDAIHRLTEQLAPSRSEIAYTAADARRIHAAGKRVIFIGVENGFPIGADITNVQKFFDRGGRYLSLAHNGHSQLSDSNTGERDGVWLHNGLSPLGRQVITEMNRLGMMIDVSHPSKQSMLQTIALSTAPIIASHSGVRAICNHSRNMDNEQLTALKKNGGVIQLVAFNSYVKCDPTRDVPREQARAAAMTDLRAEFGITATDRREQQSQIQALADEKRNAYLAKQEDITARRYPSDPPATVKDFVNHIDYVVKLIGIDHVGISSDFDGGGGVDGWRNASESLNVTTELVRRGYSKDEIAKIWGGNLLRVMERVEKAATAK; encoded by the coding sequence ATGACGATGTCGAACCTCCTGCGGTGCGCGGTGCTTGCATCCGTCGCCACGCCGGCCCTACTCAGCGCGCAGAACCGCAAGCCGGTTACCGATGAAGCCGCCGTGATGGCCAGTGCGAAGGCCGTCCATGCGTCCGTGCTGTCGATCGACACGCATGTCGATATCGCGCCCACCAACTTCTCCGCGACCGGGCCGAACTACACGCAGAAGTTGCCGCGCACGCAGGTCGATCTCGCCAAGATGGAAGAAGGCGGCTTGGTGGGCGCCTTCCTGGTGGTGTACGTGGGACAATCGCCCAAGCTCGACGACGCCGCATTCGCCAGCGCCAATGCGCAGGCGCTCGAGAAGTTCGACGCGATTCACCGACTCACCGAACAGCTGGCGCCTTCACGATCCGAGATCGCGTACACCGCGGCCGATGCCAGACGCATCCACGCCGCCGGCAAGCGCGTCATCTTCATCGGTGTCGAGAACGGTTTTCCGATCGGCGCCGACATCACGAACGTGCAGAAGTTCTTCGATCGCGGCGGCCGGTACCTGTCGCTCGCGCACAATGGTCATAGCCAGCTTTCCGATTCGAACACCGGTGAGCGCGACGGCGTGTGGCTGCACAACGGCCTCAGCCCCCTCGGCCGGCAAGTGATCACCGAAATGAATCGACTCGGCATGATGATCGACGTCTCCCATCCGTCGAAGCAGTCGATGCTGCAAACGATCGCACTCTCGACGGCGCCGATCATCGCGTCGCATTCGGGCGTTCGCGCGATCTGCAATCACAGCCGCAACATGGACAATGAGCAGCTCACGGCGCTCAAGAAGAACGGCGGCGTGATCCAGCTCGTGGCGTTCAACAGCTATGTGAAGTGCGATCCGACGCGGGACGTCCCGCGTGAACAGGCCCGCGCCGCCGCGATGACCGATCTGCGCGCGGAGTTCGGCATCACCGCGACCGATCGTCGCGAACAGCAGTCGCAGATCCAGGCACTCGCCGATGAGAAGCGCAACGCGTACCTCGCGAAGCAGGAAGACATCACGGCGCGCCGCTATCCGTCGGATCCGCCGGCCACCGTGAAGGACTTCGTGAACCACATTGATTACGTGGTGAAGCTGATCGGCATCGACCACGTGGGCATCAGCTCCGACTTCGACGGCGGTGGCGGCGTGGACGGCTGGCGCAACGCGTCGGAATCGCTGAACGTCACGACGGAACTCGTGCGCCGCGGTTACTCAAAGGACGAGATCGCAAAAATTTGGGGCGGGAATTTGCTCAGAGTCATGGAACGCGTGGAAAAGGCCGCAACAGCGAAGTAA
- a CDS encoding HPF/RaiA family ribosome-associated protein codes for MLIQLNTDNHVDGRDEAMREVETELKRSLSRFSSQVTRIEVHFRDANADKSGASDKECTLEARVSGQDPTAVTHAAATLSAAFHGARDKLVRVLDKRLAKLRPPKGIDPFDRPTVDQGMPL; via the coding sequence ATGCTCATTCAGCTGAATACGGACAATCACGTGGACGGCCGGGACGAGGCGATGCGTGAGGTCGAGACCGAGCTCAAGCGATCGCTTAGTCGCTTTTCGAGCCAGGTTACCCGCATCGAAGTCCACTTTCGTGATGCGAACGCCGATAAGTCCGGTGCATCCGATAAGGAGTGCACGCTCGAAGCGCGCGTTTCCGGGCAGGATCCGACGGCCGTGACGCACGCGGCCGCCACGCTCTCGGCGGCGTTTCATGGCGCGCGCGATAAGCTCGTGCGTGTGCTGGACAAGCGCTTGGCGAAGCTGCGTCCGCCCAAGGGCATCGATCCATTCGATCGACCCACCGTCGACCAAGGGATGCCGCTATGA
- a CDS encoding Tex family protein has product MTDTIAPAIVARVATELSLNPQQVQRTLALFAEGSTLPFIARYRKEMTGGLDEVQLRDVRERAEYLNELEDRRSAVLKSIDEQGKLDDALKASILSADTKQALEDLYLPFKPKRRTRAMIARERGLGPLAEELWNGSLDDGAALAAAAGHLLPEVDGKPSEVPTVEAALQGARDILSEQVAEDALIRGWVREITRAKGVVKSSVMTGKASDESKFKDYFDYAESLGTIPSHRMLAIRRGETEGELMWRVEAPLEEINARMAREVIGARKASQQLTLVATDAYKRLLSPAIEVELRVELKTRADDEAITIFGRNLEQLLLSSPAGEKRVIGLDPGFRTGVKVAVVSATGALVHTDTLYLHQEDRFAGAIRMLLQRFTPELIAIGNGTASRETENLTKAAMRELDPPVGGERPQVVVVNEAGASVYSASDLARAEFPELDVSLRGAVSIARRLQDPLAELVKIDPKSIGVGQYQHDVNQSRLKQRLDDIVESCVNRVGVEVNTASAALLGYVAGIGPGLAQAIVSLRDQRGRLTSRADLKDVPRLGAKAFEQAAGFLRVRGGVHPLDSSAVHPERYALVERMAKDLKADVSSLVGNESLVDSIELTKYVSDEVGMPTLRDIVAELKKPGRDPRAAFEPPAFRDDIQKPSDLLPGMVLEGVVTNIVAFGAFVDIGVHQDGLVHVSQLADRYIKDPNDAVKVGQKVKVTVQAIDLARGRIALSMRSDGGSGTGKPQGGGERGEGGTRRDVTSNNRGPARPAPSNTPAVKPFVPTKGAVAPNGIRFK; this is encoded by the coding sequence ATGACCGACACGATTGCTCCCGCCATCGTCGCGCGCGTCGCGACGGAACTCTCGCTGAATCCGCAACAGGTTCAGCGCACGCTTGCCCTCTTTGCTGAGGGCTCTACCCTGCCGTTCATTGCTCGCTATCGCAAGGAGATGACGGGCGGTCTCGACGAGGTGCAGCTGCGCGATGTGCGCGAGCGCGCCGAATATCTGAACGAACTCGAGGATCGCCGGTCCGCGGTGCTGAAGAGCATCGACGAGCAGGGCAAGCTCGACGACGCGCTCAAGGCGTCGATTCTCTCGGCCGATACCAAGCAGGCGCTCGAAGATCTGTATCTGCCGTTCAAGCCCAAACGTCGCACGCGCGCGATGATTGCGCGCGAACGCGGACTGGGACCGTTGGCGGAAGAACTGTGGAACGGCTCGCTCGATGATGGCGCCGCACTGGCCGCGGCGGCGGGACATCTCCTGCCCGAGGTCGACGGGAAGCCGTCGGAAGTGCCGACCGTTGAAGCCGCCTTGCAGGGCGCGCGCGACATCCTGTCCGAACAGGTCGCTGAAGATGCGCTCATCCGCGGATGGGTGCGCGAGATCACACGCGCCAAGGGTGTCGTAAAGAGCAGCGTGATGACCGGCAAGGCGAGCGACGAATCGAAGTTCAAGGACTACTTCGACTATGCCGAGTCGCTGGGCACCATTCCCAGCCACCGCATGCTGGCTATCCGTCGTGGCGAAACCGAAGGCGAGTTGATGTGGCGCGTGGAAGCGCCGCTCGAAGAGATCAATGCGCGCATGGCACGTGAGGTGATCGGTGCCCGCAAGGCGTCGCAGCAGCTCACGCTGGTGGCCACCGATGCCTACAAGCGCCTGCTGTCACCCGCGATCGAAGTGGAATTGCGCGTAGAGCTCAAGACGCGCGCCGACGATGAAGCGATCACGATCTTCGGTCGCAATCTCGAGCAGTTGCTGTTGTCGTCACCGGCCGGCGAGAAGCGCGTGATCGGCCTCGACCCGGGCTTCCGGACGGGCGTGAAGGTGGCCGTGGTCAGCGCCACCGGTGCGCTCGTGCATACCGACACGCTGTACCTGCATCAGGAAGACCGGTTCGCCGGTGCGATTCGGATGCTCCTGCAGCGCTTCACGCCGGAACTCATCGCGATCGGCAACGGCACGGCCAGCCGCGAAACGGAGAATCTGACCAAGGCCGCGATGCGCGAGCTCGATCCGCCGGTGGGTGGTGAGCGCCCGCAGGTGGTCGTCGTGAATGAGGCCGGCGCGTCGGTCTACTCCGCGTCCGATCTTGCGCGCGCCGAGTTCCCCGAACTCGATGTCTCGCTGCGTGGTGCGGTGTCCATTGCCCGTCGTTTGCAGGATCCGCTGGCCGAACTGGTGAAGATCGACCCCAAGAGCATCGGTGTCGGTCAGTACCAGCACGATGTGAATCAGTCGCGACTCAAGCAGCGCTTGGACGATATCGTGGAAAGCTGCGTGAACCGCGTCGGCGTCGAAGTGAATACGGCATCGGCGGCCTTGTTGGGCTACGTGGCGGGCATCGGCCCGGGCCTCGCGCAGGCCATCGTGTCATTGCGCGATCAACGGGGCCGTCTCACCTCGCGCGCCGACCTCAAGGACGTGCCGCGACTGGGCGCCAAGGCGTTTGAACAGGCCGCCGGCTTTCTGCGGGTGCGTGGAGGCGTGCATCCGCTCGATTCGAGCGCGGTGCACCCTGAGCGCTACGCGTTGGTCGAGCGCATGGCCAAGGACCTCAAGGCCGATGTGAGCTCGCTGGTGGGCAACGAATCGCTCGTCGATTCGATCGAGCTCACCAAGTACGTGAGCGACGAGGTCGGTATGCCTACGTTGCGCGACATCGTGGCGGAGCTCAAGAAGCCAGGTCGCGATCCGCGCGCCGCATTCGAGCCGCCCGCCTTCCGGGACGACATTCAGAAGCCGTCGGACTTGCTGCCCGGCATGGTGCTCGAGGGCGTGGTCACCAACATCGTGGCCTTCGGCGCCTTCGTAGACATCGGCGTGCACCAGGATGGGCTGGTGCATGTGAGCCAGCTGGCCGATCGGTATATCAAGGATCCCAACGACGCGGTGAAGGTCGGACAGAAGGTGAAGGTCACCGTGCAGGCGATCGATCTGGCCCGTGGCCGGATCGCCCTCAGTATGCGCAGCGATGGCGGCAGTGGGACCGGCAAGCCTCAGGGTGGCGGCGAGCGGGGAGAGGGGGGGACTCGGCGTGATGTCACGTCCAACAACCGAGGTCCGGCGCGACCGGCGCCGAGCAACACGCCGGCGGTGAAGCCCTTCGTACCGACCAAGGGAGCCGTTGCCCCCAACGGGATTCGCTTCAAGTAG
- a CDS encoding OmpA family protein, which translates to MTTQRTGRVNTRLLLLAVMASSTVSGCASLSQKETGAVIGATAGGVAGGVIGRNNGSTAKGAILGAAVGGAIGAVIGHQMDQQAKKIEQQVAGATVERVGEGIQVTFASGLLFDFDSDKIRGEAATNLRSLAQSLTEYPKSDLLIVGHTDAVGDDNYNQSLSERRARATADYLVSQGISRDRLRTSGRGELEPIANADDQKNRRVEVAIYASDAYKAELKKGNN; encoded by the coding sequence ATGACGACCCAACGAACCGGCCGCGTGAACACGCGCCTGCTGTTGCTTGCGGTGATGGCGAGCTCGACCGTAAGCGGTTGCGCCAGCTTGAGCCAGAAGGAAACGGGTGCCGTGATCGGTGCCACCGCCGGTGGCGTGGCCGGCGGCGTGATCGGCCGCAACAACGGATCCACGGCCAAGGGCGCCATTCTCGGCGCGGCAGTGGGCGGCGCCATCGGCGCCGTGATCGGTCACCAGATGGACCAGCAGGCCAAGAAGATCGAGCAGCAGGTCGCCGGCGCCACGGTGGAGCGCGTTGGCGAAGGCATTCAGGTCACCTTCGCGAGCGGACTGCTCTTCGACTTCGACAGCGATAAGATCCGCGGTGAAGCGGCCACCAACCTGCGCAGCCTCGCGCAGAGCCTGACCGAGTATCCGAAGTCCGACCTGCTCATTGTCGGACACACCGATGCAGTGGGCGACGACAACTACAATCAGTCGCTCTCCGAACGTCGCGCCCGCGCGACCGCCGACTATCTCGTGTCACAGGGCATCTCGCGCGACCGCCTCCGCACGTCGGGACGTGGCGAGTTGGAGCCGATCGCCAACGCTGACGATCAGAAGAACCGTCGCGTGGAAGTCGCGATCTATGCGAGCGACGCGTACAAGGCGGAGCTGAAGAAGGGCAACAACTAA